The genomic segment GATATTACGTACGAAATGCTGCAGGTGCTGGCCGTACTCTGGAAAAGAGAGCAGATGAATCAGCAGGATATCGCGGCTGCTATCCAAAAAAATAAAGCCAGTGTCACACCACTCATCGACAATCTATGTAAACGTGAACTGGTGAAACGTGTCAGTGATCCCCACGACAGGCGCAACAATCTCATAGAACTGACGGACAAAGGCCACGCTTATAGAGCGCTGCTCAATCCGGTACAACAAGATCTTTACGCATCAATTTTAAGGGAAATTCCTCCACAGCAAGTCTCGGAAATCACGGAGCTTCTGGAGAGGTTGGCCCGTATCATTGGCGCCCAATAATGCGGGCGTGAGA from the Sphingobacterium thalpophilum genome contains:
- a CDS encoding MarR family winged helix-turn-helix transcriptional regulator gives rise to the protein MKNEMINPVKPLVDSIIALRTSLKQYYIQKIKEQQLDITYEMLQVLAVLWKREQMNQQDIAAAIQKNKASVTPLIDNLCKRELVKRVSDPHDRRNNLIELTDKGHAYRALLNPVQQDLYASILREIPPQQVSEITELLERLARIIGAQ